One region of Niallia sp. Man26 genomic DNA includes:
- a CDS encoding MerR family transcriptional regulator, whose protein sequence is MRYKRRGHMGLTISEVAEKTGISPHTLRFYEKEGLVPTVNRDHNGIRIYEDYHLEWLSFMVCLRATNMPLSEMKKYVELTQYGKDSIRERKEMMLKHKKKVEEQLQETYSYLEKINYKLAFYDIHEKDLKILP, encoded by the coding sequence ATGAGGTATAAGAGGAGGGGCCATATGGGGCTTACGATAAGCGAGGTTGCTGAAAAAACAGGAATATCTCCGCACACACTGCGTTTTTATGAAAAAGAAGGACTTGTTCCTACTGTTAATAGAGATCATAATGGAATTCGAATTTATGAGGATTATCACTTAGAGTGGCTAAGCTTTATGGTGTGTTTGCGTGCAACGAATATGCCGCTGAGTGAAATGAAGAAATATGTGGAATTAACACAGTATGGCAAGGACTCTATTAGGGAAAGAAAAGAAATGATGCTTAAGCATAAGAAAAAAGTAGAAGAACAGCTGCAAGAAACTTATAGCTATCTGGAGAAAATAAATTATAAATTAGCTTTTTATGATATTCATGAAAAAGATTTAAAGATACTGCCATAA
- a CDS encoding lysozyme inhibitor LprI family protein, whose amino-acid sequence MKTFEVIFSLVAVLILAACNNSSTESSNSADKQAEHNSSSQTANGEAPKENTGTNKTEKNTAANDTAESQKEEYLKKLNDTKKEMDERRNNPEDDSTYAMKKVEGDRYDTWDGLVNEIYGVLQKQLPSDEMEQLRNEQRKWIEYRDSTAKEASLKYEGGTMEQLEYVAVLGNLTEERCFELVEKYMQ is encoded by the coding sequence ATGAAAACTTTTGAGGTGATTTTCTCTTTAGTTGCGGTACTGATTTTGGCTGCTTGTAATAACTCATCCACAGAATCAAGCAATTCAGCAGATAAACAAGCTGAACATAACAGCAGTTCTCAAACAGCAAATGGTGAGGCACCTAAAGAAAATACTGGTACAAATAAAACGGAAAAAAACACAGCTGCTAATGATACTGCAGAGAGTCAAAAGGAAGAGTATCTCAAGAAATTAAATGATACAAAAAAAGAAATGGATGAACGACGGAACAATCCAGAAGATGACTCAACATATGCCATGAAAAAGGTTGAAGGTGACAGATATGACACGTGGGATGGCTTAGTAAATGAAATTTATGGTGTCTTACAGAAGCAACTGCCTTCTGACGAAATGGAGCAGTTGAGAAATGAACAGCGTAAGTGGATTGAATACAGAGATAGTACTGCAAAAGAGGCTTCTTTAAAATATGAAGGCGGTACGATGGAACAGTTGGAATACGTGGCTGTGCTAGGAAATCTTACGGAAGAAAGATGCTTTGAATTAGTGGAGAAGTATATGCAGTAA
- the smpB gene encoding SsrA-binding protein SmpB, with protein MPKGEGKVVAQNKKANHDYFIEETYEAGIVLQGTEIKAIRAGRVNLKESYARVHNGEVFLYGMHISPYEQGNRYNHEPLRTRKLLLHKKQINQLIGDTKEIGYALVPLKLYMKNGFAKVLIGLGKGKKNYDKRETLKRKEANRSIERALRDRQKM; from the coding sequence ATGCCAAAAGGTGAAGGGAAAGTAGTCGCTCAAAACAAAAAAGCGAACCACGATTATTTTATTGAGGAAACATATGAAGCAGGCATCGTGCTGCAAGGAACAGAGATTAAGGCAATCCGTGCTGGCAGGGTTAACCTGAAGGAATCATATGCCCGTGTTCATAACGGTGAAGTATTTTTGTATGGCATGCATATAAGCCCATATGAACAAGGAAACCGTTATAATCATGAGCCGCTGAGAACACGCAAGCTGCTGCTTCACAAAAAGCAGATAAACCAGCTGATTGGCGACACGAAGGAAATCGGTTATGCATTAGTTCCATTGAAGCTTTATATGAAAAACGGCTTTGCCAAGGTTTTAATCGGGCTCGGTAAGGGTAAGAAAAACTATGACAAGCGTGAGACATTAAAGCGCAAAGAAGCAAACCGCAGCATCGAGCGTGCCTTAAGAGATAGACAAAAAATGTAA